The following proteins are co-located in the bacterium genome:
- a CDS encoding response regulator produces MASFRAFGIANSSRQLPAGLLTGFFGLMLIIGAWSGIFYLTARDHREETGRIRSENAIMARAFEEYARRVMRTADNALLYLKKEYEKNGAVSESMRSFGELTKEDLSAVQVALSDKDGFLVYSAVPLKGPLNISDREHFQVHLKDPDAGLFVGKPLKTQATGTWSFFLSRRLDNPDGSFAGIVSLGLDPFYFGKVYDNIILGDFRSGLIVGTDHIVRVRISPATKMVGDDISGYSPVFREAAQSSVGHYELISAVDNKERMASYRAMPDYPLIVIVSILKGPALANFESRKKVYHTGTLIFSVFVAGFCFFLIRAEIRSKKSSLTVQRELVERKKAEDALRVSEKRFRELARMLPEIVFEMDEAGMVTFVNEQAFKVTDFTKKDIQNGFPAVNFLVPEERERGAKAIKDILGGALSRGLDFTLLGKNGATFPVMIFASPILDEGQASGLRGIIVDVSRLKETEAKLIQAQKMEAVGILTGGIAHDFNNIIQAISGFLNLSLMSGKLDEKNEDWLKKADASCSRAAELVHGLLTFSRKKELRLQSVDMNAEIKNSVAILERTLPQTLGIELSLAEEILCVKADPIQVEHILLNLASNSNDALGGRGKIRISTRSFEIREPVKGWQVEPGRYVRLSVEDDGEGMDEDTIRHIFDPFFTTKEVGKGTGLGLAIVYGLVKEHGGYIECVSKKGVGTAFHLYFPATGECPAFVPSFMKEGTAPSERKPTLLVADDNEGVLETVSEALKNEGMLVFEAASGEEALDLYRQNQGIIDLVVLDVGMPGMGGLQCLKELRRINPSCKVIIATGYALPAVPADDEGRFADSILSKPYRLNELIEEIFKVAGQR; encoded by the coding sequence CATCATGGCGCGCGCCTTCGAGGAATACGCCAGGCGAGTCATGAGGACGGCGGACAACGCGCTTCTCTACCTGAAAAAAGAATATGAGAAAAACGGCGCCGTTTCGGAAAGCATGAGAAGTTTCGGCGAGTTGACCAAAGAGGATCTCTCCGCCGTCCAGGTCGCCCTCTCCGACAAGGACGGCTTTCTCGTCTACAGCGCGGTTCCCCTTAAAGGCCCTCTGAACATCTCCGACCGCGAGCACTTCCAGGTCCATCTCAAGGACCCGGACGCGGGGCTCTTCGTAGGCAAACCCCTCAAAACCCAGGCAACGGGCACCTGGTCTTTTTTCCTTAGCAGGCGGCTCGACAACCCGGACGGCTCCTTCGCCGGGATTGTCTCCTTAGGGCTCGACCCTTTCTACTTCGGAAAGGTCTACGACAACATCATCCTGGGCGATTTTCGGTCCGGGCTCATCGTGGGAACCGACCACATCGTCAGGGTGCGCATAAGCCCCGCCACCAAAATGGTCGGCGACGACATAAGCGGCTACAGCCCGGTTTTCAGGGAGGCCGCCCAGAGCTCCGTCGGCCATTACGAACTCATCTCCGCCGTGGACAACAAGGAGAGAATGGCGAGCTATCGCGCCATGCCGGATTATCCGCTGATTGTAATAGTATCCATCCTGAAGGGTCCGGCGCTGGCTAATTTCGAGAGCAGAAAAAAGGTTTACCACACCGGAACCTTGATCTTCTCTGTCTTCGTCGCGGGATTCTGCTTCTTTTTAATCCGCGCCGAGATACGCTCGAAGAAAAGCAGCCTTACGGTTCAAAGAGAGCTTGTAGAGAGGAAAAAGGCCGAAGACGCCCTGCGGGTCAGCGAGAAGCGCTTCCGCGAGCTGGCGAGGATGCTTCCCGAGATAGTCTTTGAAATGGACGAAGCCGGAATGGTCACTTTCGTCAATGAGCAGGCTTTCAAGGTCACGGATTTTACCAAGAAGGATATTCAAAACGGTTTTCCCGCAGTCAATTTCCTGGTGCCGGAAGAGAGGGAACGCGGCGCAAAGGCCATAAAGGACATTCTCGGGGGCGCTCTCAGCCGGGGTTTGGATTTCACTTTATTGGGCAAGAACGGCGCGACTTTCCCCGTAATGATCTTTGCCTCTCCGATTCTGGACGAAGGACAGGCGTCGGGACTGCGGGGAATAATAGTCGATGTCAGCAGGCTGAAAGAGACCGAGGCGAAGCTTATTCAGGCCCAGAAAATGGAGGCGGTCGGAATCCTGACCGGCGGCATCGCCCACGACTTCAACAACATAATCCAGGCGATCTCGGGTTTTCTGAACCTCTCCCTCATGTCCGGCAAGCTTGACGAGAAAAACGAGGATTGGCTTAAAAAGGCCGACGCCAGCTGCTCACGCGCTGCCGAGCTGGTCCACGGGCTCCTTACCTTCAGCAGGAAGAAGGAACTACGGCTCCAGAGCGTGGACATGAACGCGGAGATAAAAAATTCCGTAGCCATTCTGGAGCGGACCCTTCCGCAGACGCTCGGCATAGAGCTGTCCCTCGCCGAGGAGATACTCTGCGTCAAAGCCGACCCGATTCAGGTGGAGCACATTCTCCTCAACCTCGCCTCCAACTCCAACGACGCCCTCGGGGGGAGGGGAAAGATACGCATCTCAACGCGGAGCTTCGAGATAAGAGAGCCGGTCAAGGGGTGGCAGGTGGAGCCCGGAAGGTATGTGCGCCTGAGCGTGGAGGACGACGGCGAAGGGATGGACGAAGACACGATCCGCCATATCTTCGACCCTTTTTTCACGACAAAGGAGGTCGGCAAGGGCACCGGACTCGGCCTCGCCATCGTCTACGGACTGGTCAAGGAGCACGGCGGGTACATAGAGTGCGTGAGCAAAAAGGGTGTCGGCACGGCCTTTCACCTTTATTTTCCGGCAACCGGCGAGTGCCCCGCTTTTGTTCCCTCCTTCATGAAGGAGGGAACCGCCCCCTCGGAGAGAAAGCCCACGCTGCTCGTCGCGGACGACAACGAAGGAGTACTGGAAACGGTCTCCGAAGCCCTTAAAAACGAGGGAATGCTGGTGTTCGAGGCCGCCAGCGGCGAGGAGGCGCTGGACCTCTACCGCCAAAATCAGGGCATAATAGACCTCGTGGTTCTCGACGTGGGCATGCCCGGCATGGGCGGCCTGCAGTGCCTCAAGGAGCTTCGCAGGATAAACCCCTCCTGCAAGGTCATCATCGCCACCGGTTATGCCCTTCCGGCGGTGCCCGCCGACGACGAAGGGCGTTTTGCGGATTCCATATTGTCGAAACCGTACAGATTAAACGAACTTATCGAAGAGATATTCAAGGTCGCCGGACAGCGGTAG